One genomic segment of Caloranaerobacter ferrireducens includes these proteins:
- the addB gene encoding helicase-exonuclease AddAB subunit AddB, with amino-acid sequence MELRFILGRAGSGKTYQIFKEIKDRILSGTNNKLILLVPEQFTLQTEYDFITKMDMPGIIDLEILSFERLTYKVFSQVGGLKKVEINELGKTMILRRLFEKNSKDLILYNKASKQDGFISDFCALIKDFKRNEITPELLRDKIDLFQENNILNKKLKDITYMYEKFNEFMKRKEYFDEEDKLDLLIENIDKTSFLEGAEIWIDGFDVFTSQEYHILEKLLEKASRLNIALTLDLDDFARDYDVFAPTRKTYDILSNKIAKKAKTSTTYVRRDLKLAKSPELVYLEGEFFSYPYKKYRDEVSSLKIFKATNPYTEVEYLASEIISLVRDKGYRWKDIAVVPSSIDEYGMIIKRVFSEYKIPYFIDEKRSILNNPIVKLILTSLDIIIRNFKYEDVFNFIKTGFTNLDKSEYEELENYVLSYGIEGDKWFDDFTYGEEEYDLVFINEIRKKFIDPFVKFNDEMKKRRKVSDKTKVLFEFLMEINIEEKLEERIQVLKEAGELEQVNENTQIWNIVIEVFDQLVEMLDDTIISIKDYKKILEAGFGEYEVGILPPTIDKVLVGNLERSRSHDIKALLMIGVNDGLLPSAYREEGILTEEDKITMKQVSIQVNNDIDSRIQEERFSVYKSIAKPTEYLWVSYPIADIEGKALRPSVYIERFKRLFPNIVEFSDITKENEKNIDLISMPESTYKYLIESLRGYLDGDNLDDIWWEVYDWYFNNNEWKERLKNLIDGLSFDNQESYIGEKKAKALYAAPFKSSISRLEKFVNCPFSHFVNFGLKPKERKEFKIKAPDMGRLFHSSIEVFAKKLKERNVSWKDLDKEQCDNLVDMVIDELVPEFENNLLQSTHRYKYLVKKLKRISKRAAWTLTEHLRSGEFNPLKYELEFADKYNSEIPPIIIQLPNGEEIKLEGRIDRIDMYKDSDGNYVKIIDYKSGNKKFSLSDVYYGLQIQLIVYLDAILENKDKLVKDELYPGGVFYFRIDDPLVNGEGIEEAEIENEIMKKLKLDGIILKDVKVVKAMDRDIEQNGKSMIIPATLNKSGEIGKRSSALSKEELTSLIKHVRNLIAEIAIEILKGNIKIEPCKIGDFTSCKYCQYISICQFDTKFENNSYRNIKKLTNEEVLEKIAEESRGEQNA; translated from the coding sequence TAGCCAAGTTGGTGGATTAAAAAAGGTAGAAATAAACGAGCTTGGTAAAACAATGATTTTAAGAAGGTTATTTGAGAAAAACTCAAAGGATTTAATATTATATAATAAGGCTTCAAAGCAGGATGGCTTTATTTCTGATTTTTGTGCACTTATTAAAGACTTTAAAAGAAATGAGATAACACCTGAACTGCTTAGAGATAAAATAGATTTATTTCAGGAGAATAATATTTTAAATAAAAAGTTAAAAGACATTACTTATATGTATGAAAAGTTTAATGAATTTATGAAACGTAAAGAGTATTTTGATGAAGAAGATAAACTTGATTTACTTATAGAAAATATAGATAAAACTTCATTTTTAGAAGGTGCAGAAATTTGGATAGATGGTTTCGATGTTTTTACCAGTCAAGAATATCATATTTTAGAAAAACTGCTTGAAAAAGCTTCAAGATTAAATATAGCTTTAACACTAGATTTAGATGATTTTGCTAGAGATTATGATGTTTTTGCACCTACTAGAAAAACCTATGATATATTATCTAATAAAATAGCTAAAAAAGCAAAAACTTCAACTACGTATGTTAGAAGAGATTTAAAATTAGCAAAAAGCCCTGAATTGGTATATTTAGAAGGTGAATTTTTTTCTTATCCATATAAAAAATATAGAGATGAAGTTTCTAGCTTAAAGATTTTTAAAGCTACAAATCCATATACAGAAGTTGAATATTTAGCTTCAGAAATTATTTCACTTGTAAGAGATAAGGGGTATAGATGGAAAGACATAGCGGTAGTACCATCTTCGATTGATGAATATGGAATGATTATAAAAAGAGTATTCTCTGAATATAAAATACCTTATTTTATTGATGAAAAGAGAAGTATATTAAATAATCCGATAGTCAAACTTATATTAACATCATTAGATATAATCATTAGAAATTTTAAATATGAAGATGTATTCAACTTTATAAAGACAGGTTTCACAAATCTAGATAAGAGTGAATATGAAGAGCTAGAAAATTACGTTTTGAGTTATGGTATAGAAGGTGATAAATGGTTTGATGATTTTACTTATGGCGAAGAAGAATATGATTTAGTTTTTATAAATGAAATTCGTAAGAAGTTTATAGATCCTTTTGTAAAATTTAATGATGAAATGAAAAAAAGAAGGAAGGTCAGCGATAAAACTAAAGTATTATTTGAGTTTTTAATGGAAATAAATATCGAAGAAAAACTTGAAGAGAGAATACAAGTATTAAAAGAAGCAGGCGAACTTGAACAAGTAAACGAAAATACGCAGATATGGAACATAGTCATAGAAGTGTTTGATCAATTAGTTGAAATGCTAGATGACACAATAATAAGCATTAAAGATTATAAAAAGATTTTAGAAGCTGGATTTGGAGAGTATGAGGTGGGGATTTTACCACCTACTATTGATAAAGTACTTGTTGGTAATTTAGAAAGATCTAGAAGCCATGATATAAAAGCATTGCTTATGATTGGCGTAAATGATGGTTTGCTGCCATCTGCATATAGAGAAGAAGGAATATTGACAGAAGAAGATAAAATTACAATGAAACAAGTCTCTATTCAAGTTAATAATGATATAGATTCAAGAATTCAAGAAGAGAGATTTTCAGTTTATAAATCAATAGCTAAACCAACTGAATACTTATGGGTAAGTTATCCGATAGCTGATATAGAAGGTAAAGCTTTAAGACCATCAGTATATATAGAGAGATTTAAAAGATTATTTCCAAATATAGTTGAGTTTAGCGATATAACAAAGGAAAATGAGAAAAATATAGATTTAATATCGATGCCTGAATCTACTTATAAATATCTGATAGAAAGCTTAAGAGGATATTTAGATGGAGATAATTTAGATGATATATGGTGGGAAGTATATGACTGGTATTTTAATAATAATGAATGGAAAGAAAGATTAAAAAATCTGATAGATGGGCTTTCTTTCGATAATCAAGAAAGCTACATAGGAGAAAAAAAGGCAAAAGCGCTTTATGCTGCGCCGTTTAAGTCTAGCATATCAAGACTGGAGAAATTTGTTAACTGTCCATTTTCACATTTTGTAAATTTTGGATTAAAGCCTAAAGAGAGAAAAGAATTTAAAATAAAAGCTCCTGATATGGGTAGATTATTTCACTCTTCTATAGAAGTATTTGCTAAAAAACTCAAAGAGAGGAATGTTTCATGGAAAGATTTAGACAAAGAGCAGTGTGATAATTTAGTAGATATGGTAATCGATGAGCTAGTACCTGAGTTTGAGAACAACTTACTTCAAAGTACTCACAGATATAAATATTTAGTAAAAAAATTGAAAAGAATTAGTAAACGAGCTGCATGGACTTTAACTGAACATTTGAGAAGTGGAGAATTTAACCCTCTAAAATATGAATTAGAATTTGCTGATAAGTATAATAGTGAAATTCCACCAATTATTATTCAATTACCAAATGGAGAAGAAATTAAACTTGAAGGTAGAATTGATAGAATAGATATGTATAAAGATTCAGATGGAAATTACGTAAAGATAATAGATTATAAATCAGGAAATAAAAAATTCAGCTTATCAGATGTCTATTATGGACTGCAGATACAGTTAATAGTTTATCTAGATGCGATTTTAGAAAACAAAGACAAGCTAGTTAAAGACGAATTATATCCTGGTGGTGTTTTTTACTTTAGAATAGATGATCCTCTAGTTAATGGCGAAGGTATTGAAGAAGCTGAAATAGAAAATGAAATAATGAAAAAGTTAAAGTTAGATGGAATTATTTTAAAAGATGTTAAAGTAGTTAAAGCAATGGATAGAGATATTGAACAAAACGGAAAATCTATGATTATTCCAGCTACTTTAAATAAAAGTGGTGAAATAGGAAAAAGGTCTTCAGCACTTTCTAAAGAAGAGTTGACATCGCTTATAAAACACGTACGTAATCTTATTGCTGAAATTGCCATTGAAATTCTCAAAGGTAATATTAAGATTGAGCCTTGTAAAATAGGTGACTTTACATCTTGTAAATACTGTCAGTATATTTCTATTTGTCAGTTTGATACGAAATTCGAAAACAATAGCTATAGAAATATAAAAAAATTGACTAACGAAGAAGTATTAGAAAAAATAGCAGAGGAAAGTAGAGGTGAACAAAATGCCTAG
- the addA gene encoding helicase-exonuclease AddAB subunit AddA yields the protein MPSWTSDQLSAIKLRDRNLLVSAAAGSGKTAVLVERIIRIITEDKVDIDKLLIVTFTNAAAGEMRERILDALTKKLEENGEDEYIRKQISLLNKASIMTLHSFCRDVVKRNFHLVDIDHRFRIGDETELSIIRQEVLDEILEKEYEKENEYFIKLVEGYGRDKEDIKLRELILRVYYFIQSKPYPERWLKESIEMFNVDKEELEKGKWIKTIKDILYIELDGAKHMINKAIEICRKINGPVEYLEALYDDMQNIDSLEKSLSKSLQNFFDEINSIKHKKLKSIRGNRKLEVDEEKVEKVKKLRNDYKKIIDSIKNKMITNDIEANARYLKEVYPILKYLYKIVVDFGEMYKNRKLERSLLDFNDLEHYTLKILENEDVKREYQNKFRYIFVDEYQDSNIVQETILNCIKRDNNLFLVGDVKQSIYRFRLADPNLFIEKYDTFSKNMEDINVRIDLSKNFRSRQEILEGINYIFKKIMSKRLGEIDYTEDAYLYKGLDFGDIWDPSIEINIVEKDASELDIDEELEELTDIEVEANIIASKIKELIGKKTYDPKEQKFRDIMYKDIVILLRATKNWASIFTEILLKEGIPVYSDDNTGYFEALEIKIFINLLKLIDNKRQDLPLLSIMRSPIANFSIDDLIAIRLNKREGAFYKALEEYIFAKDDELKHRLVKFIEKLDKWAEEAKFMKLDEFIWKLLRETNFYYFVGSMPGGKQRQANLRILVDRASQFEKTSINGLFNFIRFIDKLTKSSGDMSAAKTIGENENVVRIMSIHKSKGLEFPVVICAGLGKKFNLMDTREDILLHKDLGIGPKFIDLDKRIYLETLPLTAMKEKMKLESLSEEMRVLYVALTRAVDKLILLGSVKNINNRSLKWCDGTNLYNLTKSGCYLDWIMSALSEHKDGLLIHQLAGLETDMNTLDNHISKWKINIIDRSNILMEKSDELIKRKEILEKLKCFRLEKASEYRDVIDLRFNWKYKFKEAVEIPSKLSVTDIKNLSFKDIKDAVMKTPSLIKKPRFLESKKGFTKAEKGTIMHFIMQHLSFNADIDEQYIRQQIDDMTERELLTKEEAKIIDISKILNFFKSNIGRRIIAAEKLYKEVPFVLRKKAKEVIKDVSSCDEELLIQGVIDCYFEEENELVLVDYKTDFVYNDYLENIIKKYKVQIELYKEALEKITGKKVKESYLYLFELDKEVRVI from the coding sequence ATGCCTAGTTGGACCTCTGACCAATTAAGTGCGATTAAGTTAAGAGATAGAAACTTATTAGTATCAGCAGCTGCTGGTTCTGGAAAAACTGCTGTGTTAGTTGAGAGAATAATTAGAATAATAACTGAAGATAAGGTAGATATAGATAAACTTTTGATAGTTACGTTTACAAATGCTGCAGCTGGAGAAATGAGAGAAAGAATTTTAGATGCATTGACAAAAAAGCTAGAAGAAAATGGTGAAGATGAATATATAAGAAAACAGATTTCTTTATTAAATAAGGCTTCAATAATGACTTTACATTCTTTTTGTAGAGATGTTGTAAAGAGAAACTTTCATTTGGTTGATATTGATCATAGGTTTAGAATTGGTGATGAAACAGAATTGAGTATTATTAGACAGGAAGTTTTAGATGAGATTCTAGAGAAAGAGTATGAAAAAGAGAACGAATATTTTATAAAACTTGTTGAAGGATATGGAAGAGATAAAGAAGATATAAAACTTAGAGAGCTAATATTAAGAGTATACTATTTTATTCAGAGTAAACCGTATCCAGAGAGATGGTTAAAAGAAAGTATCGAAATGTTTAATGTAGATAAGGAAGAATTAGAAAAAGGTAAGTGGATTAAAACTATAAAAGATATTTTATATATTGAGCTTGATGGTGCTAAGCATATGATAAATAAAGCTATTGAAATCTGCAGAAAAATAAACGGTCCAGTTGAGTATTTAGAAGCTTTATATGATGATATGCAAAATATAGATTCACTTGAAAAAAGTTTGTCAAAAAGTTTACAGAACTTTTTTGATGAGATAAATAGTATAAAACACAAAAAATTAAAGTCTATAAGAGGAAATAGAAAACTTGAAGTAGATGAAGAAAAAGTTGAAAAGGTAAAAAAATTAAGAAATGATTATAAAAAAATAATTGATTCTATAAAAAATAAAATGATAACTAATGATATAGAAGCTAATGCCAGATATCTGAAAGAAGTTTATCCTATATTGAAATACCTTTATAAAATAGTTGTAGATTTTGGAGAAATGTATAAAAACAGAAAATTAGAAAGAAGTCTTCTTGATTTTAATGATTTGGAACATTATACGTTAAAAATACTGGAAAATGAAGACGTAAAAAGGGAATACCAGAATAAGTTTCGATATATTTTTGTTGATGAGTACCAAGACAGCAACATTGTACAAGAAACTATATTAAACTGTATAAAAAGAGATAATAATTTATTTTTAGTAGGAGACGTAAAACAAAGTATATACAGATTTAGATTAGCTGATCCTAATCTTTTTATAGAAAAATACGATACTTTTTCAAAAAATATGGAAGATATTAACGTAAGAATAGATTTGTCTAAAAACTTCAGAAGTAGACAAGAGATATTGGAAGGCATAAATTATATTTTCAAAAAAATAATGTCAAAGAGGCTTGGAGAAATAGACTATACAGAAGATGCTTATTTATATAAAGGATTAGATTTTGGAGATATTTGGGATCCAAGTATAGAAATAAATATTGTTGAGAAAGATGCATCTGAACTTGATATTGATGAAGAGCTTGAAGAATTAACTGATATAGAAGTTGAAGCCAATATAATCGCTTCGAAAATAAAAGAACTTATAGGTAAAAAGACGTATGACCCTAAAGAGCAGAAGTTCAGAGATATAATGTATAAAGATATTGTAATTTTATTAAGAGCAACTAAAAATTGGGCTTCAATTTTTACTGAAATATTGTTGAAAGAGGGAATTCCAGTATATTCTGATGATAATACTGGTTATTTTGAAGCCTTAGAAATTAAGATTTTTATAAATTTACTTAAATTGATTGACAATAAAAGGCAGGACTTACCTTTATTAAGTATAATGAGGTCACCTATCGCTAATTTTTCAATAGACGATTTGATTGCCATTAGATTAAATAAAAGAGAAGGAGCTTTTTATAAGGCTTTAGAGGAATATATATTTGCAAAAGATGATGAACTAAAGCATAGATTAGTGAAATTTATTGAAAAACTGGATAAATGGGCTGAAGAAGCTAAGTTTATGAAACTTGACGAATTTATATGGAAATTATTAAGAGAAACTAATTTTTATTATTTTGTAGGTTCTATGCCAGGGGGAAAACAGAGACAAGCTAATCTAAGAATTTTAGTTGATAGGGCAAGTCAATTTGAAAAGACATCAATTAATGGTCTCTTTAATTTTATCAGATTTATAGATAAGCTAACAAAAAGTAGTGGAGACATGTCAGCAGCAAAAACTATTGGAGAAAATGAAAATGTTGTAAGAATTATGAGTATACACAAGAGCAAAGGGCTTGAATTCCCAGTAGTAATATGTGCTGGATTGGGAAAAAAGTTTAATCTGATGGATACTAGAGAAGATATTTTGCTTCACAAAGATTTAGGAATAGGACCTAAGTTTATAGATTTAGATAAGAGAATTTATTTAGAAACTCTACCTTTGACAGCTATGAAAGAAAAAATGAAACTAGAAAGCCTATCAGAAGAAATGCGAGTGCTTTATGTAGCACTGACACGTGCTGTAGATAAGCTTATCCTATTAGGTTCAGTCAAAAATATTAATAATAGAAGTTTAAAGTGGTGTGATGGCACAAATCTTTATAATTTAACAAAATCTGGTTGTTATTTAGATTGGATAATGAGTGCTCTATCAGAGCATAAAGATGGATTATTAATTCATCAGTTAGCTGGTTTAGAAACTGATATGAATACATTAGATAACCATATTTCAAAATGGAAAATAAATATTATAGATAGAAGCAACATTTTGATGGAAAAAAGTGACGAGCTCATAAAACGTAAAGAAATATTAGAAAAGCTTAAATGTTTCAGATTGGAAAAAGCTTCTGAATACAGAGATGTTATTGACTTAAGGTTTAATTGGAAGTATAAGTTTAAAGAGGCTGTTGAGATACCTTCTAAGCTTTCTGTTACAGATATAAAGAATCTTTCTTTTAAAGACATTAAGGATGCAGTCATGAAAACACCGTCATTAATTAAGAAACCTAGATTTTTAGAAAGTAAAAAAGGTTTTACAAAAGCTGAAAAAGGTACAATAATGCATTTTATAATGCAGCATTTATCATTTAATGCTGATATAGACGAGCAATATATTAGGCAGCAAATAGATGATATGACCGAAAGAGAATTACTAACTAAAGAAGAAGCTAAAATTATTGATATATCTAAGATTTTAAACTTTTTTAAAAGTAATATTGGACGGCGTATTATAGCAGCAGAAAAGCTGTATAAAGAAGTTCCTTTTGTACTTAGGAAGAAAGCTAAAGAAGTTATTAAAGATGTAAGCAGTTGTGATGAAGAATTGCTGATACAAGGGGTAATAGACTGTTATTTTGAAGAAGAAAATGAACTTGTATTAGTAGATTACAAAACAGACTTTGTGTATAACGATTATTTAGAAAATATAATTAAGAAATATAAAGTTCAAATTGAACTGTATAAAGAGGCTTTAGAAAAAATAACGGGTAAAAAAGTAAAAGAAAGCTATCTTTATCTATTTGAGCTTGATAAGGAGGTAAGAGTAATATGA
- a CDS encoding exonuclease SbcCD subunit D, with amino-acid sequence MRILHTSDWHLGKYLENYSRLDEQEKFIDDLVGIVNEKEVDLIIIAGDIYDNSNPPARAEKLFYDALKRLSRGGERIVLVIAGNHDSPERLIAANSLATEQGIILLGKPNSTVETGIVGKHKVINSCEGCLELEIKGEKIVIITLPYPSEQRLNEVLGDMLDENEMQKSYSNKVGEIFENLSKYFRDDTINIAVSHIFVAGGDTSDSERPIQLGGGLTVDIDKLPFKAQYVALGHLHKPQKVKSEKIKAHYSGSPIQYSRSEIGYSKCVYIIDVKPKQEPNIEEVYLKNYKPIEVWKVNGIEEAIKKCEENKDREVWAYLEIVTDKVISKSEIREIKKIKPDILSIIPIIKDKVEAIEEFENYSERDIVELFTEFYIREKNVEPSEDLIKLFTRIIYEEGDEDETYSS; translated from the coding sequence ATGAGGATCCTCCACACATCAGATTGGCACTTGGGTAAGTACTTAGAAAATTATAGCCGATTAGATGAGCAGGAGAAATTTATTGATGATTTAGTAGGAATAGTAAACGAAAAAGAAGTTGATTTAATCATTATAGCAGGAGATATTTATGATAATAGTAATCCACCTGCAAGAGCTGAAAAGCTTTTTTATGATGCTTTAAAGAGATTATCAAGAGGTGGAGAGAGAATTGTATTAGTAATTGCAGGAAACCATGATAGTCCAGAAAGACTTATTGCAGCAAATTCTTTGGCAACAGAGCAGGGAATTATTTTGTTAGGAAAGCCAAATAGTACAGTTGAAACTGGTATAGTAGGAAAACATAAAGTTATAAATTCTTGTGAAGGGTGCTTAGAACTTGAAATAAAAGGTGAAAAAATAGTAATCATAACTCTTCCTTATCCTAGTGAACAGAGGTTAAATGAAGTTTTAGGGGATATGTTAGATGAAAATGAAATGCAGAAAAGTTATTCAAATAAGGTAGGAGAGATATTCGAAAATCTATCTAAATACTTTAGAGATGATACTATAAATATTGCAGTAAGTCATATTTTTGTGGCAGGAGGAGATACTTCAGATTCAGAAAGACCAATACAGTTAGGTGGAGGTCTTACTGTTGATATAGATAAACTTCCATTTAAAGCACAATATGTAGCTCTAGGGCATCTTCATAAACCACAAAAAGTTAAATCTGAAAAAATAAAAGCGCATTATTCAGGTTCTCCTATACAATACAGCAGAAGTGAAATAGGATACAGCAAATGTGTATATATAATTGATGTTAAACCTAAACAAGAGCCAAATATAGAAGAAGTATACTTAAAAAACTATAAACCTATAGAAGTATGGAAGGTAAATGGGATAGAAGAAGCAATAAAGAAATGCGAAGAAAATAAAGATAGAGAAGTATGGGCATATTTAGAAATTGTTACTGATAAAGTTATTTCAAAATCAGAAATTAGAGAAATTAAAAAGATAAAACCTGATATATTAAGTATTATTCCTATAATAAAAGATAAAGTTGAAGCGATAGAAGAGTTTGAGAATTATAGTGAGAGAGATATAGTAGAGTTATTTACTGAATTTTATATAAGAGAGAAAAATGTAGAGCCTAGTGAGGATTTGATAAAGCTTTTCACGAGAATAATTTATGAAGAAGGTGACGAAGATGAAACCTATTCTTCTTAG